A genome region from Pyrenophora tritici-repentis strain M4 chromosome 9, whole genome shotgun sequence includes the following:
- a CDS encoding AraJ, Arabinose efflux permease — MSFLTKNRRTSPQDARDDDEFPAAQLGLLALVRVAEPIALTSILPYAWKLVSNFHIGTETNAPFFAGLLISAFSLAEACSGMYWGGVSDRIGRKPVVILGCIGTMSSLLLVGFAPNFWVALAGRIIGGALNGNIGVIQTMVGELVKRPEHEPKAYAVMPFVWSIGTIIGRK; from the exons ATGTCATTTCTTACCAAGAACCGAAGAACAAGCCCTCAAGATGCtcgcgacgacgacgagtTCCCCGCTGCCCAACTGGGCCTTCTAG CGCTCGTACGAGTTGCAGAGCCTATTGCTCTCACATCAATCCTTCCATACGCCTGGAAACTCGTTTCCAACTTTCACATCGGTACCGAAACCAATGCACCCTTCTTCGCCGGTTTGCTCATCTCTGCCTTCTCGCTGGCCGAGGCTTGCTCAGGCATGTACTGGGGCGGTGTGTCCGATCGCATAGGTAGAAAACCCGTCGTCATACTTGGATGTATAGGGACAATGTCCTCTCTGCTACTTGTTGGCTTTGCTCCTAACTTCTGGGTCGCACTCGCGGGCAGAATCATTGGCGGCGCGCTTAATGGCAACATAGGCGTTATCCAGACCATGGTAGGAGAACTAGTCAAACGACCTGAACACGAGC CCAAGGCATATGCAGTGATGCCTTTTGTCTGGAGCATTGGTACCATCATAGGTCGTAAGTAA
- a CDS encoding DUF3328 domain containing protein, with protein sequence MDHLRSLQYTPVRRSEDEKFQDLPTHRSFPPAISYLGWILATVFAFTTSFLLFRPLVVIGHNDIAPAGPFSNGFPTEFNPIKPYIKEKQTMFYGGPRWYNNGTSYRVQNPSQPIYVGPPNDDMDKAWDALLKNRYFTVTEEEAEMTFGKPHGVYNHTNGLGYLVGLDVLHTLHCVNELRRALDKDHYYNKKTKKGYPERAHRDHCLDHIRQQLMCHADLTPIPVIWYPGYKRSFVQSDVVHTCRDWDSIKEFVANR encoded by the coding sequence ATGGATCATCTCCGCTCATTGCAATACACTCCGGTACGCCGAAGTGAGGATGAGAAGTTCCAGGATCTCCCAACACACCGTTCTTTTCCGCCCGCAATATCGTACTTGGGATGGATTTTAGCCACCGTCTTTGCGTTCACcacttcttttcttctctttcGGCCGCTGGTGGTGATCGGCCACAACGACATCGCTCCCGCTGGCCCCTTCAGTAATGGATTCCCGACCGAGTTCAACCCCATCAAGCCATACATCAAAGAGAAACAAACCATGTTCTATGGAGGACCCCGATGGTACAACAACGGCACCAGCTATCGTGTCCAGAACCCATCCCAGCCTATCTATGTTGGACCACCAAATGACGACATGGACAAGGCATGGGACGCGCTGCTTAAGAACCGTTACTTCACAGTCaccgaagaagaagcagagaTGACTTTTGGCAAGCCACACGGTGTGTACAACCACACAAATGGACTGGGCTATCTTGTTGGTCTTGACGTATTACACACCCTGCACTGCGTCAATGAACTCAGAAGAGCTCTTGACAAGGACCACTACTACAACAAGAAAACCAAAAAGGGTTATCCGGAGAGAGCTCACCGAGATCATTGTCTAGACCACATCAGACAGCAGTTGATGTGTCATGCTGATCTAACCCCAATACCGGTAATTTGGTACCCCGGTTATAAGAGAAGCTTTGTCCAATCGGATGTGGTACACACTTGTCGAGATTGGGACTCTATCAAGGAATTTGTAGCAAATCGATAG
- a CDS encoding BASP1 multi-domain protein codes for MAAKPEEVNTAPVEAVNAPVGASVETQPEPQLTAETTEKKDESAAVETTTAAVADLSVAEKKEDDKTVEGESPVVASDIPVAEKKEDDKPAQEATPAAVSEAPAAEKTEEAAPADVPVVDQKIEEEKTVEQAASAAVTTTAEATPSDANANVEASEKPEASPEASTETPTSGTIWPQTGPEHPLTRFYDAFEELVASASHNEVYGIELSKNNEFHTKLILQKFLRANQNDLEKAKTQLLKTLKWRKEFDPIKAASETYDKAKFDGLGYVLEVEGVPESPNAKDIATFNIYGAVKDNKATFGDLGLFLRWRVGLMEKSIQALRLSSATTPIPDYGQGPDPYQGFQVHDYLQVSFLRRDPLVKTATNKTIEILGAHYPETLSRKFFVNVPAVMGWVFQAVKLVVAKETSKKFVVLSNGGALAGELGKGVPKSYGGEKEELAVCAEGMKME; via the exons ATGGCAGCGAAACCGGAAGAAGTAAACACAGCGCCCGTCGAGGCCGTCAATGCACCTGTCGGCGCTAGCGTAGAGACGCAACCCGAGCCTCAGCTCACGGCCGAGACTACCGAGAAGAAAGACGAATCCGCGGCAGTGGAGACCACAACGGCAGCTGTGGCTGATCTCTCGGTTgcagagaagaaggaggatGACAAGACTGTAGAAGGGGAATCACCTGTCGTGGCCAGCGATATTCCAGTTGCGGAGAAGAAAGAGGATGACAAGCCCGCGCAAGAAGCAACGCCTGCAGCTGTGAGCGAAGCTCCAGCTGCGGAGAAGACAGAGGAAGCAGCACCGGCAGATGTCCCAGTCGTAGACCAAAAGATCGAGGAGGAGAAGACTGTAGAGCAAGCAGCCTCTGCAGCGGTCACAACAACAGCGGAAGCCACACCCAGCGACGCCAACGCCAACGTCGAGGCCTCGGAAAAGCCCGAAGCCAGCCCCGAAGCCAGCACAGAAACACCCACATCAGGAACCATATGGCCCCAGACAGGCCCCGAGCACCCCCTCACGCGATTCTACGACGCCTTCGAAGAGCTCGTCGCCTCCGCCTCGCACAATGAGGTATACGGCATCGAGCTCAGCAAGAACAACGAGTTCCACACCAAGCTGATTCTCCAAAAGTTTCTGCGTGCCAACCAGAACGACCTTGAAAAGGCAAAGACACAGCTCCTCAAGACGCTGAAATGGCGGAAGGAGTTCGACCCCATCAAAGCCGCGAGCGAGACATACGACAAGGCCAAGTTCGACGGGCTAGGCTACGTGTTGGAAGTCGAGGGCGTACCCGAGAGTCCCAATGCAAAGGACATTGCTACATTCAACATCTACGGCGCTGTCAAGGATAACAAGGCCACATTTGGGGATTTGGGTCT CTTCCTACGTTGGCGTGTCGGCCTCATGGAGAAATCCATCCAAGCCCTCCGTCTCTCCTCGGCCACAACCCCTATCCCCGACTACGGCCAAGGCCCAGACCCCTACCAAGGCTTCCAAGTCCATGACTACCTCCAAGTCTCCTTCCTGCGCCGCGACCCCCTCGTCAAGACAGCCACCAACAAGACAATTGAGATACTCGGTGCGCACTACCCAGAGACGCTGTCGCGCAAGTTCTTCGTCAACGTCCCGGCAGTTATGGGATGGGTGTTCCAGGCAGTTAAGCTGGTGGTGGCTAAGGAGACGAGTAAGAAGTTCGTAGTGCTGAGTAATGGGGGTGCGCTTGCGGGTGAGTTGGGCAAGGGTGTGCCCAAGAGCTATGGGGGTGAGAAGGAGGAGTTGGCAGTTTGTGCCGAGGGCATGAAGATGGAGTGA
- a CDS encoding RRM domain containing protein: protein MVAPNTTAPASFESFVKQTREKKKNEALAQQFLGGGNRGRKSNASGTGAGGKARVESEKPSLLSRINGGAGVQKRSSSAKPADSKWQHDLHKLNNPRGPSSARHSLPRTASSSQVERNSRTYEKFAPVLSRGAAARSNDAPGFSIRGVANTGPCTVIASNFAPGTTAADVEAVMSPIGGETLGCRILSANPTVMVELQFVSREGAENVIATFNNQKADGRLLYVYMKDVPATTHMAQSRAPPARLTQSVDDMDVDVDGGSRSGFGNFREGRYGFNDAARRDPPRGPRRRY from the exons ATGGTCGCGCCAAACACCACAGCCCCCGCGTCATTTGAGAGTTTCGTCAAACAGACGCgcgagaagaagaagaacgAGGCGCTCGCACAGCAATTCCTAGGCGGTGGAAACCGGGGCCGAAAATCCAATGCATCTGGCACCGGTGCAGGCGGAAAGGCGCGCGTCGAGTCCGAAAAGCCGTCGCTGCTCAGTCGGATAAACGGTGGCGCTGGTGTCCAGAAGCGATCCTCGAGCGCAAAACCGGCTGACAGCAAGTGGCAGCACGACCTGCACAAGCTGAACAACCCCCGTGGCCCATCGAGTGCCAGACACAGCCTTCCCCGAACAGCGTCGTCGTCCCAAGTTGAGCGCAACAGCAGGACATACGAGAAATTTGCTCCTGTGCTCAGTCGCGGGGCGGCTGCCCGCAGCAACGATGCACCAGGCTTCAGCATCCGAGGTGTCGCCAACACCGGTCCGTGTACGGTCATTGCTAGTAACTTTGCACCTGGTACCACGGCCGCAGACGTTGAAGCCGTCATGAGCCCTATTGGCGGAGAGACGCTGGGGTGCAGGATCCTGTCTGCGAATCCCACGGTCATGGTAGAGCTCCAGTTTGTGAGTAGGGAGGGTGCTGAGAATGTTATTGCTACGTTCAACAACCAAAAG GCCGATGGTAGACTGCTCTACGTATACATGAAGGACGTCCCTGCGACCACGCACATGGCACAGTCCCGAGCACCTCCTGCCCGCCTGACGCAATCGGTTGACGACATGGATGTCGATGTGGATGGTGGTTCCCGCTCCGGCTTCGGTAACTTCCGAGAAGGACGATATGGCTTCAACGACGCAGCCCGCCGAGACCCGCCACGAGGTCCCCGCCGACGATACTAG
- a CDS encoding DUF3328 domain containing protein, with the protein MTISPSLYSRLDSDSKSTIEEESDDGLTKPTAWSLHIALLYFIIAFLLLTQILLITLMPMPTKQSHFGSYETGFRTELRASQNTFTLHRVKFYGGVLHDENGTVSLSHRPGEPDYFGTPSPDIDLAWTKLISARMIKIEPKDYPEEAVKLSKQDLDPRLEHHTDPLTYRVEASGLHALHCLNYIRKSFWPEYYKGFKDPPENERDPKNLIHSDHLKHCLLQLQQALICQADLTPTPRTWRPAPAGKKGHGLFHADVDQWHTCRNWEAMREWMHPLQEIRL; encoded by the exons ATGACAATAAGTCCTTCGTTGTATTCCCGCTTGGATTCAGACAGCAAAAGCACCATCGAAGAGGAGAGCGACGATGGCTTAACGAAACCTACAGCATGGTCCCTACATATCGCTCTATTGTACTTCATAATCGCATTCCTACTTCTTACCCAGATTCTATTGATTACACTTATGCCCATGCCAACAAAACAGAGCCACTTCGGTTCTTACGAGACTGGATTCCGAACAGAATTGC GGGCTAGCCAGAACACATTCACACTCCATAGGGTCAAGTTCTATGGAGGAGTTTTGCATGATGAGAACGGCACTGTTTCGCTGAGCCACAGACCTGGTGAGCCCGACTACTTTGGCACTCCTAGCCCCGATATCGATTTGGCATGGACGAAGCTTATCAGTG CTCGTATGATCAAGATAGAGCCAAAGGACTATCCAGAAGAGGCAGTCAAGCTTTCTAAACAGGATCTAGATCCTCGTTTGGAACACCACACAGATCCATTAACATATCGTGTGGA AGCAAGTGGCTTACATGCGCTTCATTGCCTGAACTACATCCGCAAGTCCTTCTGGCCTGAGTACTACAAGGGGTTCAAAGACCCACCTGAAAACGAAAGGGATCCAAAGAATCTCATTCATTCTGATCACCTGA AGCATTGCTTATTGCAGCTTCAACAAGCTCTTATATGCCAGGCCGACTTGACACCCACACCTCGGACTTGGCGCCCAGCACCGGCGGGGAAGAAGGGACATGGCTTGTTCCATGCGGACGTAGATCAGTGGCATACATGCAGGAATTGGGAGGCGATGAGGGAATGGATGCACCCGCTCCAAGAGATTCGTCTTTGA
- a CDS encoding extracellular serine-threonine rich protein, with the protein MKTTYTILLMGLAAQQATATWDFFGNFPTPKYSENECSDKQKGGFDWSDLLDGASVGVYGDFDFSGGWTCANSFGKRDALSKRTFGNKCIKNSVAKEKPASFGCNKRGFSITHMDISAEFDVELELHYTMEDGSKCKQLGSCSAGGSTLQNTQCGGAKSVDVYLGSHYKGDKDSCEIGFHNIGFDCTPEIPYTTPALPQVPATYTPVKASSSVVKSVATPPASSKVVATPTGGYPSSTPEAKTSAYKTTETPSKSVPVSSPAPFGNSSAPAYTPQSSTVATYPAKSSTPASKPVALSSAAAGCGYGESCGESSVASSSTMTPEAATSSAAPKPSSPSYPSYPTTPSPPVNLTDVVPKCMNSWLQISASGCKDNTDSNCYCVKPEFTKNVIDCITARCGNDDDTSKALQYFIGICADHVPKNPQIIGDCPSYIPLNPTPAAPPAPAAPKSSSVAPSGAASPPAAPKSSSVAPSAAAPSPSAPVAASSPSGPGYPVETPSVPAAGQTPAMTPPAAAAPPPAESTPCTTITYGTTTLTVPQVHFTTPMASGNAPNPTAPVALVPGNAPAATTSAASALRPSSPAQFTGAASAFTIVPKSALFGAVLAFLAL; encoded by the exons ATGAAGACTACCTACACTATTCTCCTCATGGGCCTCGCTGCCCAACAGGCAACTGCCACCTGGGACTTCTTCGGCAACTTTCCTACTCCCAAATACAGTGAGAATGAGTGCAGCGACAAGCAGAAGGGCGGATTTGACTGGTCAGACCTTCTTGACGGCGCCTCCGTAGGCGTCTACGGAGACTTTGACTTCTCTGGCGGATGGACGTGCGCCAACTCCTTCGGCAAGCGCGATGCCTTGAGCAAGAGGACGTTTGGAAACAAGTGCATCAAGAACTCGGTCGCAAAGGAAAAGCCCGCCTCGTTCGGCTGCAACAAGCGCGGCTTCTCGATTACTCACATGGACATTTCAGCTGAGTTCGATGTCGAGCTTGAGCTACACTATACTATGGAGGATGGATCTAAATGCAAGCAGCTTGGCAGCTGCTCAGCCGGCGGTTCAACACTTCAGAACACGCAGTGCGGTGGCGCCAAGTCTGTGGACGTTTACCTTGGATCTCACTACAAGGGCGACAAGGACTCGTGCGAGATTGGCTTCCATAACATTGGCTTCGACTGCACGCCCGAGATCCCTTATACTACACCAGCACTTCCCCAGGTTCCTGCCACTTACACTCCTGTCAAGGCTTCCTCTTCCGTTGTCAAGTCTGTCGCCACTCCTCCCGCCAGCTCCAAGGTAGTTGCCACACCCACTGGTGGCTACCCTTCGTCTACGCCTGAGGCCAAGACGTCGGCTTACAAGACCACCGAGACGCCTTCCAAGTCGGTCCCTGTATCTTCACCTGCTCCTTTCGGCAACAGCTCTGCGCCCGCATACACTCCTCAG TCTTCCACTGTTGCCACATACCCTGCTAAGAGCTCCACTCCTGCTTCCAAGCCCGTTGCTTTGAGCTCTGCTGCTGCCGGATGCGGATACGGAGAGTCTTGCGGCGAGTCCTCGGTTGCTTCATCCAGCACAATGACACCTGAGGCTGCCACCAGCTCTGCTGCTCCCAAGCCTTCCAGCCCTAGCTACCCTAGCTATCCTACCACGCCCAGCCCCCCTGTGAACCTCACCGATGTCGTTCCCAAGTGCATGAACTCTTGGCTCCAGATTTCTGCCTCTGGATGCAAGGACAACACCGACTCCAACTGCTACTGTGTCAAGCCCGAGTTCACCAAGAACGTCATCGACTGCATTACTGCCCGCTGCGGAAACGACGATGACACCAGCAAGGCCCTCCAGTACTTCATTGGTATCTGCGCCGACCACGTCCCCAAGAACCCCCAGATCATTGGAGACTGCCCTTCGTACATTCCCTTGAACCCCACTCCTGCTGCtcctcctgctcctgctgccCCCAAGAGCAGCTCGGTTGCCCCTAGTGGAGCTGCTTCTCCTCCTGCGGCTCCCAAGAGCAGCTCGGTTGCGCCTTCCGCTGCTGCGCCTTCCCCTTCTGCTCCTGTTGCTGCCTCCAGCCCATCCGGTCCTGGCTACCCCGTCGAGACTCCCTCTGTACCTGCTGCTGGTCAGACTCCTGCCATGACTCCTCCCGCCGCTGCCGCACCTCCTCCTGCTGAGTCGACTCCTTGCACTACCATCACCTATGGCACCACCACTCTCACCGTTCCCCAGGTTCACTTTACCACCCCGATGGCCTCTGGCAATGCGCCCAACCCAACTGCACCCGTCGCTCTTGTTCCTGGTAACGCCCctgctgccaccaccagtGCTGCATCTG CCCTCCGTCCTTCGTCGCCAGCTCAGTTCACTGGCGCGGCCTCGGCTTTCACCATTGTGCCCAAGAGTGCTCTCTTTGGCGCCGTTCTTGCTTTTTTGGCTCTTTAG
- a CDS encoding PnbA, Carboxylesterase type B gives MLCNVAVATALFVGLATSQAAAPTAQTQNGTYVGLHSAEYDQDFFLGIPYAQPPVGSLRFRNPVALNTTFSEPKPATQYSSECYGYGSDQWNYPVSEDCLYINIVRPAGYEDENLPVSFWIHGGGFTQGGGIDQRYNLSFTVQNSVKIGKPIIGVSINYRLSAWGFLAGSEELKENGNLNLGLRDQRLALQWVQENIGAFGGNPEQVTIYGESAGAQSVGFHLTAYGGRDDKLFRGAIMQSGNPVNYGPLPDPVTGYTTMYNLITSRTGCANATSPLECLRGVPTVQLNAAINTTTPYMNTTSFQPCLDGDFIQKRTSLQLAAGEFVHVPIISGANSDEGTAFSPSPVNSTEDLRTFIMAEGVPANLTEQLLVAYPDDLSVNVVANLGLNRPDPLFGPQFRRSASYFGDYVFIANRRLTCQTWAAANVPAYCYRFNVIPAGIPPSIGVTHFQEVAFVFNNLNGVGYLPAAVPPFENKTESYRELANFMNSNWISFVHDLDPNAWRETTDFNGTEAMWPVYDVANPMDFVFDANVSSYAEPDTYRKEGMALINAHNYDVYMR, from the exons ATGTTGTGTAACGTAGCCGTAGCTACCGCGCTGTTCGTCGGGCTTGCCACTTCTCAGGCTGCTGCACCAACTGCTCAGACGCAAAATGGAACATACGTCGGTCTACACTCGGCCGAGTATGACCAAGACTTCTTCTTGGGTATCCCGTATGCTCAACCGCCAGTCGGAAGCTTGCGGTTCAGGAACCCGGTAGCACTCAACACTACGTTCAGTGAACCAAAGCCGGCTACCCAGTACTCTAGCGAA TGCTATGGTTATGGTTCAGACCAATGGAACTACCCGGTCTCAGAAGATTGTCTGTACATCAACATCGTTCGTCCAGCAGGATATGAGGATGAGAACCTCCCTGTCTCCTTCTGGATTCACGGCGGTGGATTCACACAAGGAGGAGGTATCGACCAGCGTTACAACCTATCTTTTACTGTACAGAACTCTGTCAAGATCGGCAAGCCTATCATCGGTGTTAGCATCAACTACCGACTAAGTGCATGGGGCTTCTTGGCTGGAAGTGAAGAGCTCAAGGAAAACGGTAACTTGAACCTCGGTCTACGAGACCAGCGTTTAGCTCTTCAATGGGTCCAGGAGAACATCGGAGCGTTTGGAG GTAACCCCGAGCAAGTGACCATCTATGGCGAGAGTGCGGGTGCTCAATCCGTCGGTTTCCACTTGACAGCATACGGTGGACGTGATGATAAGCTTTTCCGCGGTGCCATCATGCAAAGCGGAAACCCCGTCAACTACGGCCCGCTACCGGACCCAGTGACAGGCTATACGACCATGTACAACTTGATCACCAGTCGGACCGGCTGCGCCAACGCAACGAGTCCGCTTGAGTGCCTGCGCGGGGTTCCCACCGTACAGCTCAACGCCGCCATTAACACGACGACTCCGTATATGAACACTACTTCGTTCCAGCCTTGCTTAGATGGCGACTTCATCCAGAAGCGCACGTCTCTCCAGCTTGCTGCTGGGGAGTTCGTCCATGTCCCCATCATCTCTGGGGCCAACTCAGACGAAGGTACTGCATTCAGTCCTTCGCCTGTCAATTCTACCGAGGATCTCCGCACCTTCATCATGGCTGAAGGTGTTCCCGCCAATCTCACTGAGCAGCTGCTGGTTGCCTATCCCGACGACCTTTCGGTCAATGTAGTAGCAAACTTAGGCCTCAACAGGCCTGATCCTCTTTTCGGGCCACAGTTCCGCCGTTCTGCATCCTACTTTGGCGATTACGTGTTCATCGCCAACCGTAGGTTGACCTGCCAGACATGGGCCGCTGCCAACGTCCCAGCATACTGCTACCGCTTCAATGTCATCCCCGCCGGCATTCCCCCATCCATCGGTGTGACACATTTCCAAGAAGTTGCATTCGTATTCAACAACCTCAACGGCGTTGGGTACTTACCTGCTGCT GTCCCGCCATTCGAGAACAAGACCGAAAGCTACCGTGAACTTGCAAATTTCATGAATAGCAACTGGatcagcttcgttcacgaTCTTGACCCTAACGCGTGGAGAGAGACGACCGACTTCAACGGTACAGAGGCTATGTGGCCCGTTTACGACGTGGCTAACCCCATGGACTTTGTCTTTGACGCCAATGTTTCCAGCTATGCGGAACCGGATACGTACCGGAAAGAGGGCATGGCTTTGATAAACGCACACAACTATGACGTTTACATGCGGTAG
- a CDS encoding SdaC, Amino acid permease, with product MGLKAFLKKDRTTASNDDVASHITGSEKDNEEQAYGQSTDVTTGWTGDGFAGASEYPNAPGENYRTLGRWRACVILITIEVGIGILSLPSALKTLGLIPGIIAILGFGGLTTYCGFILLQFYRRYPMVTNLVDCALYVGGKPFEYFLGIAFVFNLVLICASANITLSVALNTLSRHALCTVAFLAFPHILCWLLCIPRKLSFAAAASWVCTISIVAAVLIVMIALGVAGPQAPPGFKVSIQLVGRPTFVEAVNALLNVAFAFAGNQSFISVMAEMRDPSKDFPPALFMQKSFEVVIYIVVACVIYGLAGDAVTSPALGSAPQLTAKIAYGILIPSVLGTGLIIGITAIKFMYITIMRNAKPDQVNVHNTFTWSLWIGLGALFWIVSFVISNAIPIFSSILNISSAIFVSWFTFGLTSIFWIHLNWKSQWSSPWKKFLAVSNYSIMMMTVFLMVGGLYTSLKALIDIYNDPESTINGPFTCADNSIF from the exons ATGGGTTTAAAAGCCTTCCTCAAGAAAGATCGTACAACGGCCTCGAATGACGATGTCGCTTCTCACATTACTGGGTCGGAAAAGGACAACGAGGAGCAAGCATATGGACAAAGCACAGATGTTACGACAGGGTGGACAGGCGACGGTTTTGCAGGAGCTTCAGAGTATCCCAATGCTCCTGGAGAAAACTACCGCACACTGGGCCGATGGCGAGCGTGCGTGATTTTGATCACGATTGAAGTGGGAATCGGCATTCTCAGTCTTCCCTCCGCCCTCAAGACACTCGGTCTGATACCTGGAATCATCGCAATCCTTGGTTTTGGTGGCCTCACAACCTACTGCGGCTTTATCCTTCTTCAATTCTACCGGAGATACCCTATGGTGACAAACCTCGTGGACTGTGCGCTTTACGTTGGAGGCAAACCGTTCGAATACTTCCTTGGTATCGCCTTTGTGTTCAACTTGGTACTTATCTGCGCTTCCGCAAACATTACCTTATCGGTCGCCCTTAATACGCTTTCGCGCCACGCCCTGTGCACAGTGGCTTTCCTGGCTTTCCCGCACATACTATGCTGGTTGTTGTGTATCCCACGGAAGCTTTCTTTTGCTGCTGCGGCTAGCTGGGTATGCACAATCTCTATTGTCGCTGCAGTTTTGATCGTCATGATCGCACTCGGCGTTGCTGGACCACAAGCTCCGCCTGGATTTAAGGTTTCTATTCAGCTGGTTGGCAGGCCTACCTTTGTCGAGGCTGTGAACGCCTTGCTCAATGTCGCCTTCGCATTCGCAGGAAACCAGAGCTTCATCAGCGTCATGGCTGAAATGAGAGACCCGTCGAAGGATTTTCCTCCTGCGCTTTTCATGCAAAAGTCTTTCGAAGTGGTCATCTATATTGTTGTAGCCTGTGTCATCTACGGCTTGGCAGGCGACGCTGTCACATCTCCTGCGCTTGGGTCAGCCCCGCAGTTGACGGCCAAGATTGCCTACGGCATTCTCATCCCTTCAGTTCTCGGAACTGGTTTGATCATTGGTATTACAGCGATTAAATTCATG TATATCACCATTATGCGCAACGCGAAGCCCGATCAAGTCAACGTACACAACACGTTCACATGGTCACTCTGGATCGGCCTCGGAGCCCTTTTCTGGATCGTGTCTTTTGTCATATCTAACGCCATACCGATATTCTCATCCATCCTCAATATCTCGTCGGCTATCTTCGTCTCATGGTTCACGTTCGGGCTCACGAGCATCTTCTGGATACACCTAAACTGGAAGTCACAATGGAGTTCGCCATGGAAGAAATTCTTGGCAGTCTCCAACTACTCCATCATGATGATGACAGTATTTCTCATGGTTGGAGGGCTATACACGTCGCTGAAGGCGCTCATTGACATCTACAATGATCCTGAAAGTACCATAAATGGGCCGTTTACCTGTGCGGATAACAGCATATTCTAG